The Setaria viridis chromosome 2, Setaria_viridis_v4.0, whole genome shotgun sequence DNA window AAAGGCAAATAACAGACAACTAATCATTCtcaacaaagaaaaataaacaaatattGGTTCACAATACTAGATAAATTAGGGAATAATTCTACTGACGCTTCAACAGCTTCTTTTCATGCTCTCTCTCAATCAAATCAAACCTTCCTTCTTTTGTTTCCAGGGAGCTAAAGACCTCCCTAAATTCAGGTTTGATGATCAGGAAGGTGGTTGTGTGCATTAGAACAGTTTTTTTCTTGCACTCCACAATCTTTCCCCATCTTCATGACCTCTGAAATGCTTGGGACTGGATTGGTTGGAGTAGATGAAGCTTCAACACTTGAGGATATCTTATCTGCTGCtgtttctatcttcaaacatgTGTTCTTGTACAGTTGAAAGAATGGGTTCTTCTCATGCTTCTCTTCAATAGAACTAGAGTGTTCCTTGCGTTTCTTTTTCCCTGGCTTTGATTTCTTCAAAGCAACCAACTTCACATCATCAATGTCTTGAGTTTTTTTACCTCACTCACATCGTCACCACTTGACTCATCAGAGAATATATCTCCAGGGCAGGACGCACTAGCACCACTGATATGTATCTTATCAAACAATATATGCAGATCATCAAGGTGCTTTGGCCCTTGTTTTCTAAACCTCACATGGTTGCATTTGATACCTTTCTCAGGATTATTGCACCTCTAAAATTAAATGAAACAAATGGTTAATTAGCAAGTAACACAATATGAAAGAATTAAAAATGAATAATCAATAATGAGTACAATGCTTACAGCTAGGTGTTCATCCCACCATTCTTTAGAGCACTCAACAGTTTGCTTTGCCTCATTCCATCCAAGCCCAGTTGCACTATTCTTCAACTCTATGAACCATGTATATTCCTTTATCATATTGTCCCACTTGTTCTTCAGTTGTTTCTTTGTTAGCTTCTGACCAGTTTTTTCTTCATGCTTAGATATAACATTTTTCCAACCAGTTCTATTGAAAAATCCCAACGGCCTATTCCCAGCTTTTATCTCTCCTTTACAGATATCAATGAAATGACTCGTATTGGCATCAGACCAATCTGCCTTATCAGCCATTCttgaatgaagaaaaaaaactttgatTCAATTCAGTTACCATAACATGACTACAAGCATCACATCAATTTCATATGGACAGTACTAAGAAATTTGATTGCTTCTAAATTTCATATGAACAATACTAGCACCAATCGAGCACCCAATAATATATGCAAATCGAGCACCAATCAAGCACCCAATAATATATGCAAATCGAGCACCAATCAAACACCCAATAGTTTCAGTCCTATTTATTAAGCATGTTGCACTAATCAAATCAATGAGGAAGAAATAGAGGGAGTTTTAGCTACCTGGGTAGGGGATCCGGCCTACACGCCTACAGATCGGGAGGATTTGATCGGATTTTGAGCAGAAGGGGAGCAGTGACGGAGATGGATGCAGATCCCAGCGCGGCCACCAGGACAAAGCGCGGCCACCAGGTAGTTTGATGataaattcaaatttattaagGCATCGAGGGAAGTGATACCCGAGGGAACTTCACCAGTTAAGGAGTTGCCTGATAAATCAATGCCCATGTAATATGCCAATCCTGCTCCATATTTAAGTTGCTGCCCTTTTGTTATTATTGACAATACATCTTCGAATTGATTTACCATAGTGGTAGATCCGGTTTCATTTCCAAATCGATATGCATATAAACCTGGAGTCTGCAAACCCTTCTTAGTCATACCAGTTAAGTTTGATATATGACACGGTATAACACCAGATAATGTTGTTACTTGACAGATCCAAGTATTGAAGATGGTTAAGATATGTAATTTCTACAGGAATGTTCCCAGAAAACATATTGTGGCTTAGTCGTAGAAACTGTAATTCGTTCACCTCCCCAATCCAGTCAGGCAACCTTCCAAAGAATTTGTTCCATCCAAGATCTAAGAAGCCTAGATGAGTGCATTTACGCAAAAATGCAGGGAAATATCCTGACAAACTGTTATTGGATAATTGCAGGAAACTTATGTCCTTGAACTCAAAACAATGAGGAATTTTGCCCTCCAAAACATTACTTGACAAGTCGAGATCGAGCAGTTCTTTCAGTGTACAAAATGATTCTGGAATGCTACCACCAATTTGATTTGAGAACATAAGCAGTATCTTGAGTTGTGGAGCTTCAATTGATGGTAGTGGTCCTGAAAATGAATTTCTAGAGATGTCTAATATGGTGATATTTCTCGGAAACTGTCGTATTTTTC harbors:
- the LOC117844730 gene encoding LOW QUALITY PROTEIN: uncharacterized protein (The sequence of the model RefSeq protein was modified relative to this genomic sequence to represent the inferred CDS: deleted 3 bases in 2 codons); translation: MADKADWSDANTSHFIDICKGEIKAGNRPLGFFNRTGWKNVISKHEEKTGQKLTKKQLKNKWDNMIKEYTWFIELKNSATGLGWNEAKQTVECSKEWWDEHLARCNNPEKGIKCNHVRFRKQGPKHLDDLHILFDKIHISGASASCPGDIFSDESSGDDVSEVKTQDIDDVKLVALKKSKPGKKKRKEHSSSIEEKHEKNPFFQLYKNTCLKIETAADKISSSVEASSTPTNPVPSISEVMKMGKDCGVQEKTVLMHTTTFLIIKPEFREVFSSLETKEGRFDLIEREHEKKLLKRQ